TCCTCCAAACTTCCTCCTAATGCGCATCCGTTGGAAGTTTCATAGACAAATCCATTTCCGCACCCTAAGCTGTAATAGGCAAGCAGCTCAGGAACCAAAATTGGACGTTCTTGCAAGAACGAATAGCCCCATACCCAATTTATCGGACGATCAGGGTTAAACTGTTCAAATGGAAAACCAGGACGGGCATACTGATCCTTCGCGTGCACTCCTACATTAATAGGATTGAGCGCTTGATCTTTCAGATTACGGTAACTATCATAGACCACCGTCCGTTTTCCACGGGGCGTTATACCGCAGGACCGCTCCAAGCCCTCCAAAATAGCAGTTAACTCACTTACTGCGTATGAATGAGTCCGGCCTGCTACTCCCTCGTCCCCTGAGAATAACGGCAAATTTACACCTACATCAGCAAAAGGCGGTACCAGGTCATACATTTTCCCATTAAAAATGCCCGTCCGGTGATCCAGATAGTCTTTAACTAGAACTTTACTCAGATCATCCATCGAACGGCAGCGGTAACTGCCTTCCATTTTTGGACTTGGTTTTAGTGAAATTCGGGCCGCGTCCGGTGAATCGTCAGGTAATTGACTGCAAACCGGACATAACGGATCGGGCAGAAAAGGATGCCACGAACTCTTCAGTGTTTTCAGATTGAGTAAACATACCCGTCCTTCCGAGTGCGCCTCATCACCTTGCAAGATTCTTTGCACCTCCGCCCCAAGCAGGTTGGCTATCTGTAAAAGCCCCGTGCTCGATGCCCAAGCGTCACGCGGGATTCCTCCGTTCGCAGCTATCCTCTGCCCAATTTCCCACATCTCTTTACGGTCTCGTCCTGCCATGAGATGTCGCATATCCGCACATTGGGAGCACCCCTGTGTATCCGGGCGAACCAGCGGTCCTACCACGCCTTCTCCAAATGAGACGAATCCTCGCAGCCAAGGAATACCGGCTAAACGTAACACTTCTTCCGCTTTTTGATGAACGGAAGGATTCCAGGAATCGTGCAGCACTAGAACCAAATCAGTCGCTTCAGGTACTCCTGTCTCGAAATCCACATGACGAACTACCTGGTATTGTGCAGATAAATCTTCACACAAGTGGTCAGCTAACATTCCTTCTCCGACAACCACTACGACTGCACTCACAGGGATTCCTCCTCTCTCAGCAACGTACCATACACGCCTACCAGTTCCTTTTTCAAAATGGGTTCCAATCCCAGTTCGAAAACCATGATTCGCTTGCGGTTCCGTTTCAGGACCTGCATGGCGGACTGCAAAACCTCGGATATCTCTTCACTCGTACGGATTAAAAGGCTTTGCGGTGGCTTTTCTGCCAGAAACACGGACGAATTCGGCAACGCTGCTTGTTCCGATTGAATTTTTCCATCCATCAGCGCCTGCTGCAGCGCTTTTTGCAGCGCCATTGTTGAATTCAAATCTACACTGCCATACCATCGATCATTAGTACCGACCCATACCACAGGGAATCCGGAGACTTCCTTTCCCAAACCAATGATTGGTGCACCCTGCATGGTGGTCAGTGCCTGTAAATAATACCGGCAACGTTCATCTTCTACTTCACTTAACTGAACCCGGGAGACAACATTCTTCTGATCGGCCAGTTGTTTGCTCAGCTCCGCTGTTAAACACTTTTGCAATCCGCGGCAAACGCCTTCTGCAATTGTTTCTCCCGCTCCAACACCAACAATTTCTCCGGATTCAACTTTCTGTCGAAGAAGAGGAAGAGCGGAAACGATTACATCGGCCATTTGAGACACATACGCTTCAATACCAGACAGCCCCGCTTCCTTCCGTGCTTTCTTATGTGTCAGTTCTGTACAGACAATGCTCGGCAGAAGCTCTGCAGGTCCCACAGACAGCGGGTCAACTGCCTGTACGCGGCACTGTGCTAACGGTAACTGTTTTAAATCCTCCTCTTCTAAAATATGAAAAATACCTGATTCCGCTGATGTCAAATGGCTTAAATACAGAAGCAGCACGCCCAATTCCCCTTTGCCTGAACTCTGTTTGAGCCGCAAATCAAGATCTTGAATCCATTCAGCTGTAATGCGTCCGGTCACAAGCGGATGAGGCATGAAATCATGCCAATTACCTTCCATCGTATCCAGATCAAGCAGGAAGAATTGATTCCTCTGTTCTGATTCAGTAACTCCCGTAACGTTTTTAAACAATTCAAATACGATCACATTGGCCAGCATCGCTCCTGCTGTGGAAGTGAAACTGTGTAATTGCTCTTCTTTACCAAACACTGATTCGTGTATGCTGCGCCAAGCAGACTCCCAGCATCCTTCAGAGTCTGGATGAACCAGAGGACCTGCCAGACCCGCCTGGTGCAGAAATATAGCGGGGAGCAACAGCTTTTTCTCTTCCCTGCAAATCCTATGAAGAGCTCGCAGTTCCTCTACATTGCCTTCCTGCGACACATACAAAACCGAATCAAACGACTTCACGATCTCCCGCCAAGAACTTTCCCCCCCATTTTTCAGGATGACCTCCTCTACTGCTGCCTCGGGATCTGTTTTACGGGCATGTACCACCAATTCTTCTAACCGCATCCGATTGGTCGGTACTGAGTCCGTTATCAGCACATGAAACTTGGGCAATCCAGATTCAACCAGCGAAGAAACCAGCGAGACAAAAAAAGGGCCAGAGCCGATCGCCAACACTTTGGCCTGACGATAGGCTTGAAAACGGTACGCACCCGAATCAGCGAAACTTTCTAAAAATTCAATTTGAGAAGCATACTTTTTAAGAACCTGATCCGCCAATTGATGAGGACGGTCTTGACTTACATCCCGAACATACCCATTTTTATACAGCACTTCTGCAATTTCATATACACGATCTCGATATTGAACCGGCAATCCGTGTGTCAAATTCTCCAACGTGTACTCTCCATTGAACATTGGCATCAGCTTGTTAACCCACTGATGGATCGTACTGCCTTTCATATGGAATGAACTTACATTATTTCGAAAATAAACACCGCTGTCTGGATCAGGGAGAAAAAAAGTGTCCCTTTTCACTTTCAGACGCATAGAAGGGTTCAAATTTGTCATTCCGCTCCTCCTTACCCGTGAGCTGTCCTCAAATCTATAGCATCATTTTTCATTTCACTATAAGCCTATGTACCGTAATTTGTCTCTTATGTCTAATCTTTAAAGAGAAAAGCCCCTGCAATTCTGCAGGGGCTTTTCTCCTTAGATCACTTATACGAAAATTATCAACCGCCGCAGCGTCCCCCGCCGCAACGACCTCCGCAGCGACCGCCACAATTTCCACCGCATCTAAAGCAATTAGAGCACCGAAAACAATTAGAGCAGCGAAAACAATTAAAACAGCGAAAACAATTAAAACAGTTAAAACAGTTAAAACAATTAAAGCAGCTAAAAAAGACTCCAACTTGTCGATCTTCATTCATATTGTATTGATTGTATTGGTTTGGATCCCAATAAGTGGCCTCGTTCGCCTGGAAATCACCAATATTCAGCGATTGAAGTTCATTTTGGAAATTATTCATTTTTCATACCTCCGAATTTTAATTAATCATGTTTACTATCATAAAAATGATTAGAACGAAAACAACTGTGCAACAAGAGTGACTCAGCTAATACTTCTGATGCTTTCCTCAACAAAATATGACCACTGCTTGGGCATTGTTCCTGATTCAAATACCTATTTCCTTATTTTAAATTCCTGTTAATAAAAAAAAGGCTGACTCCAAAAGGTCACTTTAAGTGTTCTTTTGTGTCAGCCCCTTTTCACTAAATTTACTCCTTGTAATTAGGCAGATTTTTAGATTTGCACTTTTCCTTTATCAAACTGAATTTCAATCCCTTTTTGACTCGATTCATAAATCGCTGTTAATATTTTCATCATTTCAACGCCATCGTCTACTGAACTTAATGGGACTGCTTCACCTAAGCAGCTTGAGATAAAACAATCAATTTCATTTTGAAATCCTGAAGCGAAATCGAAACCTGCGCTGTCTACCTGTGGGGTGATGTTCAAAATTGTATTGTATTTTTCCGTAATGATTTTGAATTCAGGATCAATTTCTGCTCCACCTTTATCGCCATACAGTTTGATTATGCTTTCATCTTTTTGAGCATGGAGAGTATAACATACATCCACAACAAGAGAGGCACCGTTTTCAAAACGAATGATTGCATTCGCTAAATCCTCAACTGTGTTTTTGGCTGGATCATAATCAGCGGCTTTATAAAAAGAGAGATTTTTAATGTTTGAACGATTTCCAAGCTGAGAATACGTGTTTCCGCTAATCGATTTTACTTTTGGCCTCCCCATTAAGTACCAGCATAAGTCAATGATATGGACTCCAACGTCAAGGAGCGGACCCCCTCCAGATATGTCCTTGTCAGAAAACCAGCCGCCTGGATTTCCTAGTCGGCGAAGTGAAGATGCCTTCGCATAATAAATGTCACCTAAATCTCCATTCTCGATGAACTTCTTTAATGTATGGATGTTATTGTCATAGCGGCGTACGAAGCCTACCTGCAATATCTTTCCACTGTTTTCAACAGCTTGTTTTACCTTCAGCGCTTCGTCTAATGTTTTACTTAATGGCTTTTCCACTAATACATGCTTCCCATTTTCAAGTGCTGCAATTGCAATTTCTGCATGTGTATTATTCCATGTGCAAATACTGACTGCATCAATTTCATCGTCATGAAGAAGCTCTCTGTAATCCGTATAGACTTTTGAAGCGCCATACTTTTTTGCCTTTAATCTTGCCCGTTCTTCATTTAAATCACAGACGGAGGTAAGATCTGCCCGATCATTTTGTTCATAAGATTGTAAATGCGCATCAGAAATAGATCCTGTTCCAATTACTCCTATCTTTACTTTTCTCATATTATTATGCTCCCTTCGCCTTTACGTCTGAAAAGATTCGTTTCACATTTTCCAAGGAAATTCTTGCCCCTTTTTTGCATTCTTCGATCCCTTCAAACTCTACTGATATAAAGCCATCATAGGCAGAATTCTTGATAATCTTTATGATTTCGCGAATATCAATGTCCCCGTTTCCAGCAATTGCACCCCGCAAATAATTCGCTGAAGCAGTTTTAAACCAGCCTTCCCCGGGATTTTGAACAGCAGGACGATAATAAAAATCTTTAATATGAATCATGGAGGCGTATTGAATCGTCTTCTTTACAGCAGAAACAGGATCTTCTTCAACACAAAGGAAATTCCCCACGTCAAGTGTCGTTTTAAAGTTTGCTCTGTTTACGTCATCCACTAGCCTCAGCACCCGGTCACTTGCTTGGATATAATAACCATGATTTTCAACACTAGTTGTGATCCCATATTTTTTTGCATGATCTGCAATCCGTTGACAAGCAGCAGTAATTGCAGGCAAATCTTGTTCAAAATGTTGAATTGATGTTTCATTTAATGGGCGTGATGCTACATCGTGACGCATGAGTTTGACACCGAGCTGATTCGCTATATCTACTTCCTGTAATACTCTATCAATCTCAGCTTCATATGAATCTTCCGACTCTTTCACAAAGTTAGCCCCAATTGCATAGTTAGAAATTTCGATTCCGCTGTCTTCACAAGTCCTGCAAATTTGCTTGATGAGCGCCTCATTTCCATTTAAGGAAAAGTCTAAAGGAACAATTTCAATGTGTTCACTTCCATGATCAGCAGCCCAGCGTATCACATCTAAAATGGTCATTTCCCCTGATCGAAGCGCCTCTTGTAAACTATAGGAACTCAGTCCAAATTTCATTTTTCTCACCGCCTTTTCATTACTTTCTGACACCGCTTAGCGTAATTCCCTCAATTAGATATTTTTGCAGGAAAAGAAACAAAAGAATCATCGGTACAGTTGCCATTAATGCTCCAGCCATAAGCAGCGGATAATCTGTTGCATGCTGTCCCTGGAACGTTGCAATTCCAACTGAAAGAACTCTCATATCCTCTGAGTTCGTCATCGTTAATGGCCACAGGAAATCATTCCAAGAAGCAAGAATGGTGAAGATAGCAAGCGCTACAAGAGCCGGTTTTGATAATGGCAGGATAATTCTCCAATAAATTCCCCATAGTGTGCAGCCGTCAATTTTCGCTGCTTCATCCAGTTCTTTTGGAATTGACATAAAGAATTGCCGCAGTAAAAAGACACCGAATGCACTAAACATTCCAGGAACAATTAAGGCATAAAATGTGTTAATCCACCCTAGTTTGCTCATGATCACAAAGCTTGGAATCATGACTACTTGAGCAGGTACCATTAGAACGGATAAAAGGAGGATAAAAATAACATTTTTAAAAGGAAACTTTAAACGTGCAAAGGCAAATGCGGCTAATGAACATAATAATAATTGAGCAGCCGTTCTGCCGACTGTAACAATGATTGTATTTGAGTAATATTTCAAATAATCAACTGCTGTAAAAACTTCCAGATAATTATCGAACTTCCATTCTTTTGGAAAAATAGTTGGCGGTACTTGCATCGATTCAGTAAATGTTTTTAATGATGTTGATAACATCCACAAGAATGGGATCACCATTATAAAAGCCCCGAAGATTAACAAAATATGAATATACCATTTTTGTATTTTCATTTTCTATCTCTCCTTCCTTTAGGAATCATAGTGTACCCATTTATTTTGCAAACGCATCTGTATCACTGTAATAATTAAGATGATGATGAACAAAATGAATGCTTTGGCTGATGCATATCCCATTTCAAAGTATTTAAATCCGGATTCCCACACGCCATAAACAACTGTTCTCATTGGGTCAAGCAAAGAGGTCTCAGTCCCGACCATGATGAAGATTAAATCAAACATCTGCAGGGCGCTGATCATAGACATGACGAAGACGAAAAAAATGCTTGGCGTCAATAAAGGAACCGTTATATGAAAGAATTGACTTATTCTTGATGCACCATCCAGCTTGGCTGCTTCGTAATAAGAGGCGCCTATCCCTTGAAGCCCTGCAAGTAAAAGCACGATATTGTTCCCGATGCTCATCCATACACTTACTAAAATAATAGAGATTAGTGCAATTTTTTCATCAAACAGCCATTCAGGCTGAGGGAGATGAAAGATTCCGAGCACATAATTTATTAACCCGAATTCTGAGTTATACAGCCATTTCCAAACCATACCCACGGCAACAGGCATAGTGACAACAGGTAAGAAATAGAGTGTCCTGTAAATAACCATGCCTTTTATTTTTTGGTTCAGCAGCACAGCTACAAGAATCGCTAAGATGATAGAGAGCGGAACAGAAAGGAAAGTAAAGATCACCGTGTTTTTCATGGAACGAATAAACGTTTCGTCCTTCATTAAATTCATCATATTCTCAAAGCCATTGAAAACTGGTGCTGTTAACCCATCCCATTCTGTAAAGGATAAATAAAATGAAGCAGCTGCTGGTACCATATAAAAAATAAAAAGACCAAGGACAACTGGAGCGATAAACAGATATGCGCCAATCGCTTCCTTATTTAACTTCTTTTTTTCCGCTTTGATAACAACTGCTTCTTTTCTTTCAATCTTTAATGCTTTAGGATAGTTATTCAAGCTAAACTCTCCTTTCAAGGAAAGGTAATAGAATACAGCATTCTATTACCTTTCGTTTCTATGTTTTACTTTTCGTTTTTAAGAATGTCATCCATTTCTTTTTGTACAGTTTCCGCTGCTTCATCAATTGATTTTTTTCCTAAGAAGGCTTCCTTAAATTCTTTAACCTCAACATTTTGCCATTTTTCTGTATCCTTTGAAATTGGATAAGGAACTCCAAATTCTAAGGAATCTGTAAATACTTTAAGGTTGATTGAAGGGATTGATTCTACCCATAGGGATTCTGCCTCCTGATAAGCCGGAATGGAAAAACCAGATTCACCCATGTATTGACCTGCTTCTTTACCAGAAAGCTTTTTTAATAGTTCCCAAGCTAAGTCTTCGTGTTTTGTCTTGTCATTCATTGACCAGCTTAAGCCATGAACAATTGTTGCTTTTTGTTTGCCTTTAGGCAGAGGCGCTATGCCAAGATCTTCCCCCAGCATCTCATAATAGGTTGGAGCGATAACAGATATGGCCGGTGCCATGGCTGCTTTACCTGAACCAAAAATCTGATCGCCTTTTGTTTCAACCTGCGTTTTTGCGGAAGGTGAAATCCCTTTATCCATTAACCTTTTCGTGAATTCAAATGCTTCTTTTGTTTCTGGCAGGTTATATCCAGATTTTGTTTTATCCTCGTTAATAACATAACCGCCAGCCTGGTGAATTAAGTTGTAGTAGCCTTGCTGACTGAGATTTGAAGCAATATACCCATAGATTTTCTTATCTTTGTCCGTTAA
The window above is part of the Metabacillus dongyingensis genome. Proteins encoded here:
- a CDS encoding TOMM precursor leader peptide-binding protein, with protein sequence MSAVVVVVGEGMLADHLCEDLSAQYQVVRHVDFETGVPEATDLVLVLHDSWNPSVHQKAEEVLRLAGIPWLRGFVSFGEGVVGPLVRPDTQGCSQCADMRHLMAGRDRKEMWEIGQRIAANGGIPRDAWASSTGLLQIANLLGAEVQRILQGDEAHSEGRVCLLNLKTLKSSWHPFLPDPLCPVCSQLPDDSPDAARISLKPSPKMEGSYRCRSMDDLSKVLVKDYLDHRTGIFNGKMYDLVPPFADVGVNLPLFSGDEGVAGRTHSYAVSELTAILEGLERSCGITPRGKRTVVYDSYRNLKDQALNPINVGVHAKDQYARPGFPFEQFNPDRPINWVWGYSFLQERPILVPELLAYYSLGCGNGFVYETSNGCALGGSLEEAIFYGILEVVERDSFLMTWYAELPLPRLDPYSANDQELLLMIDRVRAVGGYDLHFYNSTMEHGIPSVWAMAKNRKQKGLNIICAAGAHLDPVRAVKSTVHELAAMMLTLDEKLETNQDEFVRMLQDSSLVQKMDDHGMLYGLPQAEERLQFLLDDNHPLRSFDEEFKWKSTHADLTDDLQDILQKFRRLNLDVIVVDQSTPETKRNGLHCVKVLIPGMLPMTFGHHLTRVTGLERVLRVPMELGYTKQPLTLEQLNPHPHPFP
- a CDS encoding putative thiazole-containing bacteriocin maturation protein — its product is MTNLNPSMRLKVKRDTFFLPDPDSGVYFRNNVSSFHMKGSTIHQWVNKLMPMFNGEYTLENLTHGLPVQYRDRVYEIAEVLYKNGYVRDVSQDRPHQLADQVLKKYASQIEFLESFADSGAYRFQAYRQAKVLAIGSGPFFVSLVSSLVESGLPKFHVLITDSVPTNRMRLEELVVHARKTDPEAAVEEVILKNGGESSWREIVKSFDSVLYVSQEGNVEELRALHRICREEKKLLLPAIFLHQAGLAGPLVHPDSEGCWESAWRSIHESVFGKEEQLHSFTSTAGAMLANVIVFELFKNVTGVTESEQRNQFFLLDLDTMEGNWHDFMPHPLVTGRITAEWIQDLDLRLKQSSGKGELGVLLLYLSHLTSAESGIFHILEEEDLKQLPLAQCRVQAVDPLSVGPAELLPSIVCTELTHKKARKEAGLSGIEAYVSQMADVIVSALPLLRQKVESGEIVGVGAGETIAEGVCRGLQKCLTAELSKQLADQKNVVSRVQLSEVEDERCRYYLQALTTMQGAPIIGLGKEVSGFPVVWVGTNDRWYGSVDLNSTMALQKALQQALMDGKIQSEQAALPNSSVFLAEKPPQSLLIRTSEEISEVLQSAMQVLKRNRKRIMVFELGLEPILKKELVGVYGTLLREEESL
- a CDS encoding heterocycloanthracin/sonorensin family bacteriocin, translating into MNNFQNELQSLNIGDFQANEATYWDPNQYNQYNMNEDRQVGVFFSCFNCFNCFNCFNCFRCFNCFRCSNCFRCSNCFRCGGNCGGRCGGRCGGGRCGG
- a CDS encoding Gfo/Idh/MocA family protein — translated: MRKVKIGVIGTGSISDAHLQSYEQNDRADLTSVCDLNEERARLKAKKYGASKVYTDYRELLHDDEIDAVSICTWNNTHAEIAIAALENGKHVLVEKPLSKTLDEALKVKQAVENSGKILQVGFVRRYDNNIHTLKKFIENGDLGDIYYAKASSLRRLGNPGGWFSDKDISGGGPLLDVGVHIIDLCWYLMGRPKVKSISGNTYSQLGNRSNIKNLSFYKAADYDPAKNTVEDLANAIIRFENGASLVVDVCYTLHAQKDESIIKLYGDKGGAEIDPEFKIITEKYNTILNITPQVDSAGFDFASGFQNEIDCFISSCLGEAVPLSSVDDGVEMMKILTAIYESSQKGIEIQFDKGKVQI
- a CDS encoding sugar phosphate isomerase/epimerase family protein; its protein translation is MKFGLSSYSLQEALRSGEMTILDVIRWAADHGSEHIEIVPLDFSLNGNEALIKQICRTCEDSGIEISNYAIGANFVKESEDSYEAEIDRVLQEVDIANQLGVKLMRHDVASRPLNETSIQHFEQDLPAITAACQRIADHAKKYGITTSVENHGYYIQASDRVLRLVDDVNRANFKTTLDVGNFLCVEEDPVSAVKKTIQYASMIHIKDFYYRPAVQNPGEGWFKTASANYLRGAIAGNGDIDIREIIKIIKNSAYDGFISVEFEGIEECKKGARISLENVKRIFSDVKAKGA
- a CDS encoding carbohydrate ABC transporter permease → MKIQKWYIHILLIFGAFIMVIPFLWMLSTSLKTFTESMQVPPTIFPKEWKFDNYLEVFTAVDYLKYYSNTIIVTVGRTAAQLLLCSLAAFAFARLKFPFKNVIFILLLSVLMVPAQVVMIPSFVIMSKLGWINTFYALIVPGMFSAFGVFLLRQFFMSIPKELDEAAKIDGCTLWGIYWRIILPLSKPALVALAIFTILASWNDFLWPLTMTNSEDMRVLSVGIATFQGQHATDYPLLMAGALMATVPMILLFLFLQKYLIEGITLSGVRK
- a CDS encoding carbohydrate ABC transporter permease, which encodes MNNYPKALKIERKEAVVIKAEKKKLNKEAIGAYLFIAPVVLGLFIFYMVPAAASFYLSFTEWDGLTAPVFNGFENMMNLMKDETFIRSMKNTVIFTFLSVPLSIILAILVAVLLNQKIKGMVIYRTLYFLPVVTMPVAVGMVWKWLYNSEFGLINYVLGIFHLPQPEWLFDEKIALISIILVSVWMSIGNNIVLLLAGLQGIGASYYEAAKLDGASRISQFFHITVPLLTPSIFFVFVMSMISALQMFDLIFIMVGTETSLLDPMRTVVYGVWESGFKYFEMGYASAKAFILFIIILIITVIQMRLQNKWVHYDS
- a CDS encoding ABC transporter substrate-binding protein, producing the protein MKKSYAYLLSIILVFGVFLAGCSSNEKSSGDEKVTLNVALWDENVSEVVDKSVALFEKEHPNVKVNITYTPFADYWAKLKTSAAGGSGPDIFWMNGPNFHQYASNGLIKDLQPLIEKDKIDTSVYTPALVDLYTYEDHLYGMPYFLDSVALYYNKKMFDDAGLPYPDETWTWETIEEVGEKLTDKDKKIYGYIASNLSQQGYYNLIHQAGGYVINEDKTKSGYNLPETKEAFEFTKRLMDKGISPSAKTQVETKGDQIFGSGKAAMAPAISVIAPTYYEMLGEDLGIAPLPKGKQKATIVHGLSWSMNDKTKHEDLAWELLKKLSGKEAGQYMGESGFSIPAYQEAESLWVESIPSINLKVFTDSLEFGVPYPISKDTEKWQNVEVKEFKEAFLGKKSIDEAAETVQKEMDDILKNEK